GCCGATAGCGCGCTGGGTGTGAATGCCCCAGTAGACGTTCGCCGGCACCTCCATCTGGCCGATGCAGTCATGTTCCAGACGGGTTTTGTTCGATGTTTCGCTCATGCTTCCATCTTCCTGTGTGAGGGCTGGAAACGCCAGCATGAGAGGCTGATTGCGCCTTGTGAGAAACCTCACGCAGGGTTCATTCGACGGAAGCAATCCAGACTCACTGGTTTTCGGTCAAGCGGTGTACCCGGGGAATCCTGCGGGGCCGTTCGACGGTGAGATGGGGGATGGCGCGGCATGCATGCCGGGGGCGGCCGAATCCTGCGCATTGTGCACGAAGATGCGATTCCAGTAATTAAGCATGTCCTTTTGGCTCATGGCCAGGTATATGCCCATGGCCAGCACGGCCACATCTTCTTTAAGCAGGTCTTTGATTTCGATGGCGTCGCTCAATTCGGGCCAACGTTGCAGCACGGCGAGCATGCCGCCCACGGTGAACTCGACCATGAGATCGGTTTTCAGGTCAAGGTTCTTGGGGTCGCGTTGCAATGTGCTGAGCATTTGCAGACGGCAGAAGTCGCGCAGCGATTCGGTCAGTTCAAGCGTGCTGTGCGGGCCTGCCAACAGGGCCAGGCGGTCGAGGCGTTGCCGTTGCTCTGGATCTGAGAGCGTGGCGGTGACGCGGTCTCGCCATTGTTCCTCGGGATTGCCATTTGGGTCGGGGGTGCGGTTGATCGGAATCGATTCGACCTGATGCAGGATGGCTGAATCGGCCAATTCGGGCAGGCTGGAGAAGTGATAATAGAACGAATTACGGTTCACGCCAGCCTCACGCACCACATCGGTGACGGTGATCTTGCGGTAGTCGCGGTCGGCGAGCAATTCCCAGAAAGCGTTCTCTAGGCGTTCTTTGGCGGGCAGCACCTCGGAATCATGGCGTGGACGTGGCATCTCTTCCTCCTGATGCACCAGCGTGATATGGTCACGCTGTCTAATAACTTATTGGGCAGTATAACTATTATTTGTGGACATGTCTATGAGCTAATCGGCGATTTCAGTTGCGTCCTCCGCTGAGGGCGAAGCTGCGGTGCCGGCATCGGTATCGGCTCTGGCCGGGGCCGCTCTATCTGTTCCTGTCGCGGTTCCTGTCGCGGTTCCTGCTGGGGTCTCGGCTGTTCCTTTGGCGGTCGCAGAACTTGGTGCGGAAGCTGGGGCGGGCGTCGGCCTGCGTTTGGCCGTGGACGCCTTGAACAGTATCGCCAGGGCCTCAACCAAATGACGCCGGTCTGCGGGGGTCAGCCCTACATACGCGCCAAGCATCGCCGGAATCGAAGCGGGGAAGTTGCTCATCACCTCGCTGAAACTGGTGGCGCCGTTGGCGTGCAGCACGGTGAACAGCGCGTCCACCGCACGCTTGCGCTGTTCGGGCGTAAGCGTGGCGATCCAATGGTTCAGCTCCTCGTTAAACAACTGCGAGCTGGAACTCAAATCCGGCTCGGTGATGAACTGGTCACCATCCAATAGCCAGGTGAAGGCGGAATGCTGCATGATGCCATCCGAATCGGAAGAGACCACGCGGCAAGGCTCCGGGGTCTCGAAAATCATGCCCACAATCGACGAACTTGGCACGATTTTCGTCACCTTCGGCTGGATGGTGCGGTAGGCGGGGCTGGTCACAATCTCCGGCGGGAAACCGGGGCCGTCCAGTGAATAGACATGCTGAATGCGCTTGCGCACCTTGGGGTCGGCGTTCATGGCCGCGTAAATCGCCAGGTTGCCTCCCTTGGAATGGCCGACCAGAATAATCGGACCTTCCCACAGTCGCGCCACCGTATCCAGATAGGCGCTGGCTGAACGTTGCGCCGGCACCGGATACTGGAAAGCCATATTGAAATCTTCCTTCCATCCGATGAGCGAATCATCGGTACCGCGGAAGGAA
The window above is part of the Bifidobacterium longum subsp. infantis ATCC 15697 = JCM 1222 = DSM 20088 genome. Proteins encoded here:
- a CDS encoding DUF2974 domain-containing protein; protein product: MTGIIDYAHTETRSFADLPFNEIDALIISTLIYEDVASICPTLMLDETRSGSFAARIRAFEPKHPLIWLKGIWHPELESVSLDEANRELHRSPKTHADDKPHEAQMVSVVNPDLTHDLFQAAGENPRYANVRLGAVVERINQGEQTQFAAATFQLPDGHKRRKPTYKGTLVISFRGTDDSLIGWKEDFNMAFQYPVPAQRSASAYLDTVARLWEGPIILVGHSKGGNLAIYAAMNADPKVRKRIQHVYSLDGPGFPPEIVTSPAYRTIQPKVTKIVPSSSIVGMIFETPEPCRVVSSDSDGIMQHSAFTWLLDGDQFITEPDLSSSSQLFNEELNHWIATLTPEQRKRAVDALFTVLHANGATSFSEVMSNFPASIPAMLGAYVGLTPADRRHLVEALAILFKASTAKRRPTPAPASAPSSATAKGTAETPAGTATGTATGTDRAAPARADTDAGTAASPSAEDATEIAD
- a CDS encoding TetR/AcrR family transcriptional regulator — encoded protein: MPRPRHDSEVLPAKERLENAFWELLADRDYRKITVTDVVREAGVNRNSFYYHFSSLPELADSAILHQVESIPINRTPDPNGNPEEQWRDRVTATLSDPEQRQRLDRLALLAGPHSTLELTESLRDFCRLQMLSTLQRDPKNLDLKTDLMVEFTVGGMLAVLQRWPELSDAIEIKDLLKEDVAVLAMGIYLAMSQKDMLNYWNRIFVHNAQDSAAPGMHAAPSPISPSNGPAGFPGYTA